CCGAGCGTGGGCAGCGCGAACTGGCCGGGCTCGCTCACCGCCAGCACCGGGCAGGGCTTGGGGTTGCGCTGGCAAAAGCGCAGGAAGTCGCCCGCTTGCACTTCAGGCAGGATCACCAGGTTGCCCTGCACCCGGCCATGGGCCAGGCCGCTGGTGTGTGATGCCCAGCCGCCTCGCCGGATCACGCTGCGCACATGGACGGGGTCGTCGATGCCCTCGGACCCAAAAACCGCCAGCGCTTTTTCTTGAACTGAATCCACCGTGTTTCCTTGTCGTGGGAAATGCCATTTGTCTGGCGTTGGGCGGATTGTGTTGGGGGGCGGCAGGCGCTGGCAAATTCAAAAAATTTTGCTCAGGTCATCGATTTTTTCGATGCACTTCATTGGGGCAAGGGGAACCAAGTTGGTGCCAAGGGATTACCCTGATATCCGCTTCAGGGTTAACCCCAGGGTGTTGTGGAGCGCCCGCCACGGGGACGGTTGCGATGGCGACACCGAGGCACTGCGGCATCCGCAGATGCATGGCCCTGGGCCGTGGAGTGGCACGCCTGTGCTCGGGTGCCCTGTGCCTCTCAGGACCGCGGGGCGCTGCTTCTTTTGCGGGGAGTGCGGGTGGGCCCCTTGGGCCCCGGCTGGATGTTCTCGATGAAGTCGATCGAGGAGCGAACGATGGCTTCCATCGCGGGTGAGGAAGGATCCTCGCGGTAGCTCACGTGGATGGGCAGGGGCTTGAGCACGGTGTCGCACGCCAGGGCGCGCAGGTCTGGAAACGCCAGCATGCGTTCCACCGCCAGGCGCGGCAGCGTGGCCACGCCGAAGCCGCCCTGCACCAGCTGCACCATCGCCGAAATGGACGACACCGTGTGCACGCGGCGCGGCTCCACCTGCGCATTGCGAAAGGTGTCGAGCAGGTACACGTGCGGCTGCGAGCCGCGCTGGAAGGTGAGGATGTCCGTGTCGGCAAAATCATCGAGCACATAGCGGCGCTTGCGGTGGATATTGCCGTTGCCCACGAACACCATCTCCATGGGCGTCACCGCCTGGCTGCGCATGCCGTCGGCCGATGCAGGCAGCGCCGCGAACACGACGTCGAGCGAGCCCCGCCGGATCTGATCGAGCAGCACGGGCGTGGACTCGACCGTGAGCTCGAGCTCCAGCAAGGGGTTGTCCTTGCGCAGCTGCTCCACCCATGGAATGAGCCAGGAGTGCAGCACCGATTCGATGGCGCCCAGCCGGATCGACACCTCCAGCGGCCCGCCCGATCCCATCTCGGTCTTGAGCTGGCGCTGCAGCTCCAGCATGCGCTTGGCGTAGGTCAGAAACCGTGTGCCGGCCACGGTGAGCTTGAAGTGCTTGTCGCGCCGGTCCAGCAGCAACACACCCAGCTCCTCCTCCAGCGCGGCGATGCGGCTGGACATGGCCGACTGCGTGAGAAACAGCTTTTCCGCGGCGCGCGTGACACTTTTGAGGGAGGCCACCCAGTAGAAGGCTTCGACGAAACGCAGGTTCATGGCGAGGGGTCCCAGGGCATCACTGACGAATGGCTGACGGGGCGCGCGCACCGCCGTGGTGCGCAGGAGCGCGCCAGGCTGGGTGGCGTCATGCCGTCCGGTGCAAAAACGGCGCCATTCTGCAACGGCCGACTCCACAACACTTTTTGCCGGCAGGAAAAAAGAGGCCACGGCGCAACGCCTGGTGACCCAGGGCATGGCGCGCCGTGCGCGCCGCCAGCGCAGTGCATGGACGACACGGATCAGGACCATCGATGTCCGAACCCCTCCCTCTGCACTGCAGCGCCACGCTGAGGCGAATCAGCCCGCAAACAGTGGCAGGTCTGCCTTCTTGAGCGTGCGCAGCACGAAGCTCGAGCGGCTGTGGCGTATGCCCTTGATCTTGTAGAGCTTCTCGCGCAGCAGGCGCTCGTAGTCGCGCGTGTCCTTGACCACGATGCGCAGCAGATAGTCATAGTCACCGGAGACCAGATGCGCCTCGATCACCTCGGGAATGCTGGCCAGCGTTTCGCCAAACTTTTCAAGCGTGTTGTCCGAATGGCTGTCCAGCGTGACCTGCACGAGCACCGTGTCCGCCAGGTCCAGCGACTGCGGGTTGATGCGCACGGTGTAGCCCTGGATGACACCGGCCTCCTCCATCTTCTTGATGCGGCCCCAGCACGGCGAAGCGCTCAGGCCCACCGCCTGGCCGATCTCCTGCAGGCTGGCACGGGCGTTCCCCTGAAGCACAGCGAGAATTTTTCTGTCAAGGCGGTCCATGGCCACAATTATTCATGAATATCACCATATGCAGCAAATTTTTCTGCAAATTTGAAAATTCAAGCGAAAGATGGAAAGAACTGCTGCGCCTTGCAGCGCATACTTTGGACATCAAGGCGCTCTTACCGGAGCGCACAAACTGACAGGGCCCCGGACTGGTTACCGCCAGACCGGGGCGCTTGACAAGCAAGCACCTACCTTCGCGGCCGCCCGGCTGCCCCCTTCCCCCTCCCCCTTGCCTGGCCCAGGCCAGCAGCCTGCCTTTGTCGCCTCGGCGACGATTGCCTCCTTCCTGCGCGTTAATAAGCACGCTTACCAGCACAAACCCCGATGCCCCGGGCCATGCTGCAGCGCCATAATTTTCAGGACCACCAACCCATGCTGCCAGCACCCTTTCCGCTGGTGCGTGCAAGGGGGCGCGGCAAGAAACATACTCACAGGAGACACCATGCAATTGACTTCCCTCGCTGCGGGCCTGGGCCTTGCGCTCGGCTTGATGGCCACCGCCAGCGCGCAGACCACCACGCTCAAGATCGGCTACGCCACGGCGCCCGATTCGCACTACGGCGTGGGGTCCAAGGTCTTCTGCGACGAAGTCGAGAAGGGCACGCAGGGGCGCTACAAGTGCCAGTACTTCCCCAACTCCGCGCTGGGCGGCGAGCGCGAGCAGATCGAGGCCATCCAGCTCGGTACGCAGGACCTGGTGAACACCTCCACCGGCCCCGTGGGCAATTTCGTGCCCGAAGTGAAGATCGTGGACATCCCCTTCCTGTTCCGCGACTACGACCATGCGCGCAAGGTGATGGACG
The Acidovorax sp. A79 genome window above contains:
- a CDS encoding LysR family transcriptional regulator, which encodes MNLRFVEAFYWVASLKSVTRAAEKLFLTQSAMSSRIAALEEELGVLLLDRRDKHFKLTVAGTRFLTYAKRMLELQRQLKTEMGSGGPLEVSIRLGAIESVLHSWLIPWVEQLRKDNPLLELELTVESTPVLLDQIRRGSLDVVFAALPASADGMRSQAVTPMEMVFVGNGNIHRKRRYVLDDFADTDILTFQRGSQPHVYLLDTFRNAQVEPRRVHTVSSISAMVQLVQGGFGVATLPRLAVERMLAFPDLRALACDTVLKPLPIHVSYREDPSSPAMEAIVRSSIDFIENIQPGPKGPTRTPRKRSSAPRS
- a CDS encoding Lrp/AsnC family transcriptional regulator; this translates as MDRLDRKILAVLQGNARASLQEIGQAVGLSASPCWGRIKKMEEAGVIQGYTVRINPQSLDLADTVLVQVTLDSHSDNTLEKFGETLASIPEVIEAHLVSGDYDYLLRIVVKDTRDYERLLREKLYKIKGIRHSRSSFVLRTLKKADLPLFAG